A region from the Enoplosus armatus isolate fEnoArm2 chromosome 24, fEnoArm2.hap1, whole genome shotgun sequence genome encodes:
- the spry2 gene encoding protein sprouty homolog 2 produces MDSRSQNDSDGGGGRHGWSPSSAGSPDAPHDEGRPQPQPPQTHNGLPDPGLTNRQPPHTPTVLSLDQIRISGSSNEYTEGPTVAQKSPASEQRLQKSDLLTSPGSRTNGQQETPHNLHNLQSLTHGNANTSISSREVVLRSSSAEDSQSSIRTSVGSASSGQRLLSSPAASQIIRTQPKRAELNSEELKPLNNESREVVAVPGSGHSKTQGIHSNKCEDCGRCCCSECSRPRVLPSCWMCGRRCVCSMQSAVEYGTCVCCVKGLFYHCSSDDEDTCADKPFSCTQSHCCVRWATVSLLSLFFPCLLCYLPAKGCVAACQCCYDQVTRPGCRCKNTNPIHCEDVGKPT; encoded by the coding sequence ATGGATTCCAGAAGTCAGAACGACAGCGATGGGGGAGGAGGACGCCACGGGTGGTCACCGTCATCGGCCGGCTCGCCGGACGCACCGCATGACGAAGGGAGACCGCAACCACAGCCTCCGCAAACCCACAATGGTCTGCCAGATCCTGGGTTGACCAACAGGCAGCCACCCCACACTCCAACAGTACTATCTCTGGATCAGATCAGGATAAGCGGGAGTAGTAATGAGTATACAGAAGGGCCCACTGTGGCCCAAAAGTCTCCGGCCTCTGAGCAAAGGCTACAGAAGAGTGATTTGCTTACGTCACCAGGTTCAAGGACCAATGGGCAGCAGGAGACACCACATAATCTCCACAACCTGCAGTCATTGACTCATGGAAACGCAAACACTTCCATCTCTTCCAGGGAGGTCGTGCTGCGGTCCTCCAGCGCAGAGGACTCCCAGAGTAGCATCAGGACCAGCGTGGGGAGCGCTTCATCAGGCCAGAGGCTCCTCAGCAGCCCAGCGGCAAGCCAGATAATCAGAACCCAGCCGAAACGCGCAGAGCTAAATTCAGAAGAGCTGAAACCCCTGAACAATGAGTCCAGGGAGGTGGTAGCCGTGCCAGGCAGCGGGCACTCTAAAACTCAAGGTATCCACTCCAACAAGTGTGAGGACTGCGGTCGGTGCTGCTGCTCAGAGTGCAGTCGCCCACGGGTGCTTCCCTCCTGCTGGATGTGCGGCCGTCGGTGCGTGTGCTCGATGCAGAGCGCGGTGGAGTACGGGACCTGCGTGTGCTGCGTCAAGGGGCTCTTCTACCACTGCTCCAGCGACGACGAGGACACGTGCGCCGACAAGCCCTTCTCGTGCACGCAGTCACACTGCTGCGTCCGCTGGGCCACCGTGTCGCTCCTCTCCCTGTTCTTCCCCTGCCTCCTGTGCTACCTCCCGGCTAAAGGATGCGTCGCCGCGTGCCAGTGCTGCTATGACCAAGTCACGCGACCCGGCTGCCGGTGCAAGAACACAAACCCGATCCACTGTGAGGATGTTGGCAAGCCAACGTAG